The proteins below are encoded in one region of Segatella copri:
- a CDS encoding AAA family ATPase, whose protein sequence is MLERFKQLLGEMNRGIYEKETEISLSLLAALAGESIILLGPPGVAKSMVARQLKTAFRDAQSFEYLMSRFSTPDEIFGPVSIQKLKTSDTYERAMEGYLPTADVVFLDEIWKAGPAIQNTLLTVINEKIFRNGNREMHLPLKLLVAASNELPAKGEGLEALWDRFVIRIESRPIKLEKNFRAMLLEAPTDFLGPTDFTDSTDSSGSMGKSDSADFSDLKITAEEYAEWAEKICKIGVKEEVLDAISAIRKSLRAVNVDEAAERRNIYVSDRRWKNIVRLLRTSAFMQDREEVDICDLLPIYHCLWQEPEERDAIRNIVIRALFSPFADKLVEMKNALAEDIKYHRVRRNPEDGRDYEGEIETLSDGLSSLERQLGENLFASADDKAEISAYLRDFYKELAFTRQDTMKLYEV, encoded by the coding sequence ATGCTTGAAAGATTCAAACAATTACTCGGTGAGATGAACCGGGGCATTTATGAGAAGGAGACGGAGATATCGCTCTCGCTCCTGGCAGCTCTGGCAGGTGAGAGTATCATCCTGCTGGGACCTCCGGGAGTGGCAAAGAGTATGGTAGCCAGACAGTTGAAGACGGCGTTTAGGGATGCTCAGAGCTTTGAGTATCTGATGTCGCGATTCTCTACACCCGATGAAATCTTCGGCCCGGTGAGCATTCAGAAACTGAAGACTTCGGATACTTACGAACGTGCGATGGAGGGTTATCTGCCTACTGCCGATGTGGTTTTCCTGGATGAAATCTGGAAGGCGGGACCTGCGATCCAGAACACGCTCCTTACGGTGATTAACGAGAAAATCTTCAGAAACGGCAATCGGGAAATGCATCTTCCTCTGAAACTTCTCGTGGCGGCAAGCAATGAGTTGCCGGCTAAGGGAGAAGGACTGGAGGCGCTCTGGGACCGATTCGTCATCAGAATAGAGAGTAGACCGATAAAACTGGAGAAGAATTTCCGGGCGATGCTGCTGGAGGCTCCCACGGATTTCTTAGGTCCCACAGATTTCACAGATTCCACAGATTCTTCTGGTTCTATGGGGAAATCTGATTCCGCAGATTTTTCTGATTTGAAGATTACTGCTGAGGAGTATGCTGAATGGGCGGAGAAAATCTGTAAGATTGGCGTGAAGGAGGAGGTGCTTGATGCAATTTCCGCTATCCGTAAATCTCTGAGAGCCGTGAATGTGGATGAGGCTGCCGAGCGCAGAAATATCTATGTGAGTGACCGAAGATGGAAGAATATCGTCCGCCTGCTTCGCACTTCAGCCTTTATGCAGGATAGGGAAGAGGTGGATATCTGCGATTTGCTGCCTATCTACCATTGTCTGTGGCAGGAACCGGAAGAGCGGGATGCTATCCGAAACATCGTGATCCGTGCCCTCTTTTCTCCTTTTGCAGACAAACTCGTGGAGATGAAGAATGCGCTTGCTGAGGATATTAAGTATCATCGTGTACGCAGGAATCCGGAGGATGGAAGGGATTACGAGGGGGAGATAGAAACTCTTTCGGATGGCTTGAGCTCGCTGGAAAGGCAGTTGGGCGAGAATCTCTTCGCATCTGCTGATGATAAGGCGGAAATATCGGCTTATCTCCGCGATTTTTATAAGGAGCTGGCGTTTACCCGTCAGGATACGATGAAACTTTATGAGGTTTAA
- a CDS encoding kinase, producing MKYQNNKDLAEAQYYLKMLDDFCKSGQVKIPDPTGTAMPWNLKEDPLKDYLIHLFTLKVTIEETGEEVQKFVRQVVNSKIKSKVFYDSVGKFIVECVHHMRFQRQRAWTESHRADDVLDWAPFKRMDEQVWLPLLDQLEQEHAEDGFDKPFFLKLMTGDGASKPENWERLVRDWKVCIDHQVLNKLKDFISLRQNNFETGLVRMMDQITRNMKTKGVSEQRAVQAWELMTNGWTETEFERRLNQVKIQDKYPEIKEIVAKMGRVADANGKDRLTIASGVEMKMEHSAGSDIEGITVGDDLNSLLPLELAQYSDEDMEGLFIYKYRTRRLQTFRYKSEMSKPSRKLGFTHASRKGPMIVCLDTSASMYGTPERISSTLISLLEETAEDLERDCFLIDFSVSTRAIDLMAKRKAERLKRIGITMMESAEADAAPSDGDGQAHTGRGIRRQPTTTHLPFIGGGTSAKKMMTQMFDLLDNDGLHYVNADVLWITDFLIPDPPQQLLSRFREYKETGTRFYGIRIVRDDDKEPNAWKEYFNQIYTIRYRPLRRY from the coding sequence ATGAAATATCAGAATAACAAGGACTTGGCGGAGGCACAGTATTACTTGAAGATGCTGGATGACTTCTGCAAGTCGGGACAGGTGAAGATTCCTGATCCGACAGGCACCGCCATGCCTTGGAATTTGAAGGAAGACCCGCTGAAGGATTATCTCATTCATCTCTTTACCCTGAAAGTAACCATAGAAGAAACTGGCGAAGAGGTGCAGAAATTCGTGCGACAGGTGGTAAACAGCAAGATTAAGAGCAAGGTGTTCTATGATAGCGTGGGAAAATTCATCGTGGAATGCGTCCATCACATGCGGTTCCAGCGCCAGCGTGCCTGGACCGAGAGTCATCGGGCAGATGATGTGCTCGATTGGGCTCCCTTCAAGCGGATGGATGAACAGGTGTGGCTCCCCTTGCTCGACCAGCTGGAACAGGAACATGCTGAAGATGGGTTCGATAAACCTTTCTTCCTCAAGCTGATGACTGGAGACGGGGCTTCGAAACCCGAAAACTGGGAAAGGCTGGTAAGAGACTGGAAGGTCTGCATCGACCATCAGGTATTGAACAAGCTGAAGGACTTCATCTCCCTGCGCCAGAACAACTTCGAAACAGGACTGGTGCGCATGATGGACCAGATAACCCGCAACATGAAGACGAAGGGCGTTTCGGAGCAGCGCGCCGTACAAGCCTGGGAACTGATGACGAACGGATGGACTGAAACGGAGTTTGAACGCCGTCTGAACCAGGTGAAGATTCAGGACAAATATCCCGAAATCAAGGAAATTGTGGCGAAGATGGGACGAGTAGCCGATGCCAACGGCAAAGACCGGCTCACCATCGCATCGGGCGTAGAGATGAAGATGGAGCATTCAGCGGGTAGCGATATCGAGGGCATTACCGTGGGCGATGATCTCAACTCCCTTCTCCCCCTCGAACTGGCACAGTACAGCGATGAAGATATGGAGGGCCTCTTTATCTATAAGTATCGCACGCGAAGACTCCAGACCTTCCGTTATAAGAGCGAAATGTCGAAACCATCCCGCAAACTGGGCTTTACCCATGCCTCCCGCAAGGGTCCGATGATCGTCTGTCTGGACACCTCAGCCAGTATGTATGGCACGCCCGAAAGGATATCCTCTACACTCATCTCTCTGCTGGAAGAAACGGCAGAAGATTTGGAGCGAGACTGCTTCCTGATAGATTTCTCCGTCAGTACCCGTGCCATCGACCTGATGGCGAAGCGCAAGGCAGAGCGCCTGAAGAGAATAGGAATCACTATGATGGAATCAGCCGAAGCTGATGCAGCTCCGTCCGACGGAGATGGACAGGCGCATACCGGGCGAGGCATCCGGCGGCAGCCTACCACAACCCACCTTCCATTTATCGGAGGCGGAACATCGGCAAAGAAGATGATGACCCAGATGTTCGACCTTCTCGACAACGACGGACTCCATTACGTGAATGCCGATGTGCTTTGGATTACCGACTTCCTGATTCCAGATCCGCCACAGCAGCTGTTGTCGAGATTCCGGGAATACAAGGAGACGGGTACCCGATTCTATGGCATCCGCATCGTGCGTGATGATGACAAGGAGCCGAACGCCTGGAAGGAGTACTTCAATCAGATTTATACCATCCGGTACCGTCCGCTGCGAAGATATTAA
- a CDS encoding lysylphosphatidylglycerol synthase transmembrane domain-containing protein produces the protein MKKWHLWLAVSIGLVVIVGMMIREFDVEVLSRIDLSPRFFLGVVMGVLLFAVQNLMLTLRFRHLCQRKLSVAEAFRINVLCEFTSAVTPSAVGGSGLAFVYLNREGVSIGRSIFTMFAALLADEAFLAISCVLLYFCVPSHLLFSLVDGVGISVDATNEWIKGGVQVIFIVSTLIVAVWTAILYLLLLHRPQILGWVLKGCCKIPFLRRFLPKVEKFSEEMTMASEEAKLEGGRFWLQLMGYTSLAWLSRFAIVVAILIAFHCQGNMLVAWCRQWVMWMISILSPTPGGSGVAELMFRLYYSDFLPEASVAILAAMLWRAIFYYPFLVMGTLVLPKWIARN, from the coding sequence ATGAAAAAATGGCATTTATGGTTGGCGGTTTCCATCGGACTGGTGGTCATCGTTGGAATGATGATTCGGGAGTTTGATGTGGAAGTTCTGAGCAGGATAGATTTATCTCCCAGGTTCTTTCTGGGGGTAGTAATGGGCGTGTTGCTCTTTGCGGTCCAGAATCTGATGCTCACCCTCCGTTTCCGTCATCTCTGCCAGCGTAAGTTATCCGTAGCCGAGGCGTTTCGCATCAATGTGCTCTGCGAGTTTACTTCTGCCGTCACTCCTTCGGCGGTGGGGGGAAGTGGTTTGGCTTTTGTCTATCTCAATCGCGAGGGAGTTTCTATAGGCAGAAGTATCTTCACCATGTTTGCAGCCTTGCTGGCTGATGAGGCTTTTCTTGCCATCAGTTGCGTGTTGCTCTATTTCTGTGTTCCGTCGCATCTCTTGTTCAGCTTGGTTGATGGAGTGGGGATTTCTGTAGATGCTACGAACGAATGGATTAAGGGCGGAGTGCAGGTTATCTTCATCGTCAGCACCCTTATCGTTGCTGTCTGGACGGCCATCCTCTACCTCTTATTGTTGCATCGTCCTCAGATTCTGGGCTGGGTATTGAAGGGATGCTGCAAGATTCCTTTCCTTCGCAGATTCCTGCCCAAGGTAGAGAAGTTTTCCGAGGAGATGACGATGGCTTCGGAGGAGGCAAAGCTGGAGGGCGGAAGATTCTGGTTGCAGCTGATGGGTTATACTTCCCTGGCGTGGCTGTCGAGATTCGCCATCGTGGTAGCTATTCTCATTGCCTTCCATTGCCAGGGCAACATGCTGGTGGCTTGGTGCCGCCAATGGGTGATGTGGATGATTTCCATTCTGAGTCCTACGCCTGGCGGAAGTGGCGTGGCAGAGTTGATGTTCCGCCTTTATTATTCCGATTTCCTGCCCGAGGCCTCAGTAGCCATCCTTGCCGCCATGCTCTGGCGCGCCATCTTCTATTACCCTTTCCTGGTGATGGGCACCCTGGTCTTGCCGAAATGGATTGCTAGAAACTGA
- a CDS encoding L-fucose/L-arabinose isomerase family protein: MVSNNIPQVKLGIIAVSRDCFPIALSTQRRENIVKEYKGEIFNCQTTVENEKDMLKALGEVKEQGCNALVVFLGNFGPETPETLIAKNFDGPCMFVAAAEGDGDMINGRGDAYCGMLNCSYNLGMRHLKGYIPEYPVGTAEDVAKMIQDFVPVARVIIGLKGLKIITFGPRPQDFFACNAPIKGLYELGVEIEENSELDLLVAYKEHENDPRIDDVCADMAKEMGEGCYYPDLSRRMAQFELTLLDWAEAHKGSRQYVAFADKCWPAFPSQFGFEPCYVNSRLVSRGIPVACEVDIYGALSEYIGMCASDDTVTLLDINNSVPQYIYDEDIKGKYDYKLTDTFMGFHCGNTPQCKMCSSRKIKYQLIQNRLLENGGKPDFTRGTLEGDIAASDITFYRLQCDSEGNLRSYIAEGEVLDVPTRSFGGIGIFAINEMGRFYRHVLIQKGYPHHGAVAFSHVGKTLFEVFKYLGIKDIAYNQPASLPYPTENPWK; this comes from the coding sequence ATGGTAAGCAACAACATTCCACAAGTAAAGCTCGGTATTATTGCCGTTAGCCGTGACTGTTTTCCAATCGCGCTTTCTACTCAGCGCCGTGAGAACATCGTAAAAGAGTACAAGGGTGAAATTTTCAACTGCCAGACTACAGTTGAGAACGAGAAAGATATGCTCAAGGCTTTGGGCGAAGTGAAAGAGCAGGGCTGCAACGCTTTGGTTGTATTCCTCGGTAACTTCGGTCCTGAGACTCCTGAGACTTTGATTGCAAAGAACTTTGATGGTCCTTGTATGTTTGTTGCAGCAGCAGAGGGTGACGGCGACATGATCAATGGTCGTGGCGACGCTTACTGCGGTATGCTCAACTGCTCTTACAACCTCGGCATGCGCCACCTGAAGGGTTACATCCCTGAGTATCCTGTAGGTACAGCAGAGGACGTAGCTAAGATGATTCAGGACTTCGTACCAGTAGCTCGCGTTATCATCGGTTTGAAGGGCTTGAAGATTATCACCTTCGGTCCACGTCCACAGGACTTCTTCGCTTGCAACGCTCCTATCAAGGGCTTGTACGAACTCGGTGTTGAGATTGAGGAGAACTCAGAGCTCGACCTTCTCGTAGCTTACAAGGAGCACGAGAACGACCCACGTATCGACGATGTTTGCGCTGATATGGCCAAGGAGATGGGCGAGGGATGCTACTATCCTGACCTCAGCCGCAGAATGGCACAGTTTGAGTTGACATTGCTCGACTGGGCAGAGGCTCACAAGGGTTCTCGCCAGTATGTAGCATTCGCTGACAAGTGCTGGCCTGCATTCCCAAGCCAGTTCGGTTTCGAGCCTTGCTATGTAAACAGCCGTCTCGTTAGCCGTGGTATTCCTGTAGCTTGCGAGGTAGATATCTATGGTGCACTCTCTGAGTACATCGGTATGTGTGCTTCTGACGATACCGTTACATTGCTCGATATCAATAACTCTGTTCCTCAGTATATCTATGATGAGGACATCAAGGGCAAGTATGATTATAAGTTGACTGATACCTTCATGGGCTTCCACTGCGGTAACACTCCACAGTGCAAGATGTGCTCTAGCCGTAAGATTAAGTATCAGCTCATCCAGAACCGTTTGTTGGAGAATGGTGGTAAACCAGACTTCACCCGTGGTACTTTGGAGGGTGATATCGCAGCTTCTGACATCACATTCTACCGTCTGCAGTGCGATTCTGAGGGCAACCTCCGCAGCTACATCGCAGAGGGTGAGGTTCTCGATGTTCCTACCCGTTCATTCGGTGGTATCGGTATCTTCGCCATCAACGAGATGGGCCGCTTCTATCGTCACGTATTGATTCAGAAGGGTTATCCACACCACGGAGCCGTAGCATTCTCTCACGTAGGTAAGACCTTGTTCGAGGTATTCAAGTATCTCGGCATCAAGGATATCGCTTACAACCAGCCAGCTAGCCTGCCTTACCCAACAGAGAATCCTTGGAAGTAA
- a CDS encoding TerC family protein has protein sequence MEHVFTESMFLVGFVIFIAAILVLDMLVIDRKAHVVSIKEAGSWTAVWIILALAFAVFIYFHGDMVHGIENFDDLKLIASRYASHLKLDPNDYEGSLQQYRHYMTISYISGYLIEKTLSVDNLFVMMMIFTSFGVNKKDYQHVLNWGILGAIVLRFVFIFAGAALISRFAWILLVFGGFLVYSGAKMFLNRNKKEEINALEHPVVKFMQKRLHLGPLVMTVVFIEFCDLIFAFDSIPAVFSVSLDPFVVFFSNIFAILGLRALFFLLAAIADKFRYLKVGVSVLLVFIGVKMLIHDFFEIDAVSSLVFIILVLLVSIGASVVIPQKQEALENTK, from the coding sequence ATGGAACATGTTTTTACTGAATCGATGTTTTTGGTGGGATTCGTGATTTTCATCGCCGCCATACTCGTATTAGACATGCTGGTCATCGACCGAAAGGCACATGTGGTGTCTATCAAGGAAGCCGGTTCATGGACGGCTGTATGGATTATTCTCGCGCTCGCCTTCGCCGTATTCATCTATTTTCATGGAGACATGGTGCACGGCATCGAGAACTTCGACGACCTGAAGCTGATAGCCTCGCGCTATGCTTCGCATCTCAAACTGGACCCGAACGACTATGAGGGGAGTCTGCAGCAATACCGGCACTATATGACCATCTCCTACATCTCGGGTTATCTGATAGAGAAAACGCTCTCGGTAGATAATCTCTTCGTGATGATGATGATTTTCACCTCGTTCGGAGTAAACAAGAAAGATTACCAGCACGTACTGAACTGGGGTATTCTGGGAGCCATCGTACTGCGCTTCGTCTTCATCTTCGCGGGTGCTGCGCTCATCAGCCGGTTCGCCTGGATATTACTCGTATTCGGAGGATTCCTGGTTTACAGCGGTGCCAAGATGTTCCTCAACAGGAACAAGAAGGAGGAAATCAATGCCCTGGAGCATCCGGTAGTGAAGTTTATGCAGAAGCGCCTGCATCTGGGTCCGCTGGTGATGACGGTGGTGTTCATCGAGTTCTGTGATCTGATTTTCGCCTTCGACAGCATCCCAGCCGTATTCTCGGTATCGCTCGACCCGTTCGTGGTGTTCTTCTCGAATATCTTCGCCATCCTGGGCTTGCGTGCCCTCTTCTTCCTGCTGGCAGCGATAGCAGACAAGTTCCGCTATCTGAAGGTGGGTGTGAGTGTGCTGCTGGTGTTCATCGGTGTGAAGATGCTCATCCACGATTTCTTCGAGATTGATGCTGTCAGTTCGCTGGTATTCATCATCCTCGTACTGCTCGTCAGCATCGGGGCTTCGGTGGTGATTCCGCAGAAACAGGAAGCGTTGGAAAATACGAAATAA
- a CDS encoding carboxylesterase/lipase family protein — protein sequence MKKLLLSIAFLLPGMGMMAQTQVTTAKGILEGKDLSGITVFKGIPFAAPPVGNLRWKAPQPVQKWQGVREAKEFGPNPMQEPLFGDMNFGTKTNSEDCLYLNIWTPAKTMKEHLPVLIYFNGGGLMAGSGSEPRYAGDAMARKGIISITANYREGIFGFFAHPQLSKETSYKGSGNYGFMDQVAAIQWVKDNIEAFGGDPNRITIVGESAGSMSVSALMASPLCQGLFAQAMGSSGSVMGFKKVATLKEAEEKGVQLAQKIAEKMGKETGKKVKKNAGMKNLNELRALPAEELMKLAEVRAVPVYNIDGYFMKEQPVEVFAKGEQTKVPLLIGGNNQEMTPAAVLMGKQPTVENLKAGAKATFGEENIEELFRLYGINSDKDVLEQPGVNLASDIFLDYSTWKWGNMHKLTGGQPVYRYRYCHPRPAMAIKGKVAALAGGVVDAKEDAAPAPQDKGAVHSADIEYAMGTLPTNRVFNWQPEDYMISDIFSQYYVNFVKTGNPNGLGLPEWPSTNGKAVAPVLQIDVNTVVKTDAQMEKRYDFIDKLFWEKK from the coding sequence ATGAAAAAACTACTCTTATCCATCGCCTTTCTGCTCCCTGGTATGGGAATGATGGCGCAGACTCAGGTAACGACTGCCAAAGGTATCCTCGAAGGAAAAGACCTCTCAGGCATCACAGTATTCAAGGGTATTCCGTTCGCTGCTCCTCCTGTAGGAAATCTCCGCTGGAAGGCTCCGCAGCCTGTACAGAAATGGCAGGGCGTTCGCGAGGCCAAGGAGTTCGGACCGAACCCGATGCAGGAACCTCTCTTCGGCGATATGAACTTCGGTACGAAGACCAACAGCGAGGATTGCCTCTACCTTAATATATGGACACCGGCAAAGACCATGAAGGAGCATCTGCCGGTACTCATTTATTTCAACGGCGGAGGACTGATGGCGGGTAGCGGAAGCGAACCTCGATATGCGGGCGATGCGATGGCACGCAAGGGCATCATCTCCATCACAGCCAACTATCGTGAGGGCATCTTCGGATTCTTCGCCCACCCACAGCTCTCTAAGGAAACATCCTACAAGGGTTCCGGCAACTATGGATTCATGGACCAGGTGGCTGCCATCCAGTGGGTAAAGGATAACATCGAGGCTTTCGGCGGCGACCCTAACCGCATCACCATCGTAGGCGAATCGGCAGGTTCCATGTCGGTCAGCGCCCTGATGGCTTCCCCTCTCTGTCAGGGACTCTTTGCCCAGGCAATGGGTTCCAGCGGTTCGGTGATGGGATTCAAGAAGGTGGCTACGCTGAAGGAGGCCGAGGAGAAAGGAGTGCAGCTTGCCCAGAAAATAGCCGAGAAGATGGGTAAGGAAACTGGAAAGAAGGTGAAAAAGAACGCAGGAATGAAGAACCTCAACGAACTTCGTGCCCTTCCTGCCGAGGAATTGATGAAGCTGGCGGAAGTAAGAGCGGTTCCTGTCTATAATATCGACGGATATTTCATGAAAGAACAGCCTGTAGAGGTATTTGCCAAGGGCGAGCAGACCAAGGTGCCTCTGCTTATCGGCGGCAACAACCAGGAGATGACTCCTGCAGCCGTATTGATGGGCAAGCAGCCTACCGTCGAGAATCTGAAGGCGGGTGCCAAGGCTACATTTGGAGAAGAGAACATCGAAGAACTCTTCCGCCTCTACGGCATCAACAGCGATAAGGATGTATTGGAGCAGCCGGGCGTGAACCTAGCTTCGGACATCTTCCTCGATTATTCTACATGGAAGTGGGGCAACATGCACAAGCTGACCGGCGGACAGCCTGTTTACCGCTACCGCTATTGCCATCCTCGTCCTGCTATGGCCATCAAGGGTAAGGTGGCTGCATTGGCTGGCGGCGTGGTAGATGCCAAGGAAGATGCGGCTCCTGCGCCACAAGACAAGGGAGCCGTTCATTCTGCCGACATCGAGTATGCAATGGGTACATTGCCAACCAACCGCGTGTTCAACTGGCAGCCGGAGGATTATATGATCAGCGACATCTTCAGCCAGTATTACGTCAATTTCGTAAAGACCGGCAATCCGAATGGTCTGGGTCTGCCTGAGTGGCCATCCACCAACGGCAAGGCAGTAGCCCCTGTGCTTCAGATAGACGTGAATACCGTCGTAAAAACTGATGCCCAGATGGAGAAGCGCTATGATTTCATAGACAAACTGTTTTGGGAGAAGAAATAA
- the pafA gene encoding alkaline phosphatase PafA, whose product MNKVFSFIALAFLGCGSAAAQQVNVSNVQRPKLVVGIVVDQMRWDYLYRYQKRYGEGGFKRLLNEGFSCENTRIPYVPSVTAIGHTCLYTGSVPSIHGIAGNNFVKNGKKVYCTDDETVKPVGSNSKAGLMSPRNLWVTTLGDEMKIASNGRAKVVGVALKDRASILPAGHNPNGAYWFDDESGKFITSSYYINQLPKWVDAFNNQHLPERYLSEKWNTLYPENTYVESTEDENEYEDGIRKGMKATLPLNLPALYKKYGYSIIRKTPFGNSLTIDLAKAAIDGEQLGADDETDLLAVSCSSTDYIGHQVGTHAVETEDTYLRLDKAIADFLSYLDEKVGKGNYLVFLSADHGAMNNARFLQDCRIPAGNWDGDAVAEKLNQTLAQEYPNVGNLVKTVMNYQVFFNRNIIKKNKLDFAKIKQSVVDVLKEDCCVQYACDMEKTMTESIPEDVKMRIVNGYNRERSGDVAIVLKPNFYAHGMKGTDHGEWNPYDTHIPLIFMGCGIQHGATTRQTFMTDIVPTIAALLHVQAPNGCVGQPIF is encoded by the coding sequence ATGAATAAGGTATTTAGTTTTATTGCGTTGGCATTTCTGGGATGCGGCTCTGCTGCTGCCCAACAGGTGAATGTTTCTAACGTTCAGCGCCCCAAACTGGTAGTGGGCATCGTGGTTGACCAAATGCGATGGGATTATCTCTATCGCTATCAGAAGCGCTATGGTGAAGGTGGGTTCAAGCGACTGCTCAACGAGGGCTTCTCTTGTGAAAACACCCGTATTCCGTATGTTCCATCGGTTACCGCCATCGGTCATACTTGTCTCTATACAGGCAGTGTGCCTTCTATCCACGGAATCGCCGGAAACAATTTTGTGAAGAATGGCAAGAAGGTGTATTGCACGGATGATGAAACCGTGAAGCCGGTGGGTTCCAACAGCAAGGCGGGCTTGATGTCGCCTAGAAACCTCTGGGTTACGACTCTCGGAGATGAGATGAAGATTGCATCCAACGGCAGAGCCAAGGTAGTGGGAGTGGCATTGAAAGACCGTGCTTCCATTCTTCCTGCAGGTCATAATCCGAACGGTGCCTACTGGTTTGATGATGAGAGCGGAAAGTTTATCACCAGTTCTTATTATATAAACCAGTTGCCGAAGTGGGTGGACGCGTTCAACAACCAGCATCTGCCAGAGCGTTATCTCTCGGAAAAATGGAACACACTCTATCCTGAGAATACTTACGTTGAAAGTACGGAAGATGAGAACGAGTATGAGGATGGCATCCGCAAGGGCATGAAGGCTACGCTGCCGCTCAATCTTCCAGCCCTTTATAAGAAATATGGTTACAGCATTATCCGCAAAACTCCTTTCGGCAATTCGCTGACGATTGATTTGGCAAAGGCGGCGATAGACGGCGAGCAGTTGGGTGCAGATGATGAAACCGACTTGCTGGCAGTAAGCTGCTCAAGCACGGATTATATCGGTCATCAGGTGGGAACTCATGCGGTAGAGACCGAGGATACTTATCTGCGTCTGGACAAGGCGATAGCCGATTTCCTTTCTTATCTCGATGAGAAGGTGGGCAAAGGAAATTATCTGGTTTTCTTGAGTGCCGACCATGGAGCGATGAACAACGCCCGTTTCCTGCAAGACTGCCGCATTCCAGCGGGTAATTGGGATGGTGATGCGGTGGCTGAGAAACTGAATCAGACCCTGGCTCAGGAGTATCCTAACGTGGGCAATCTGGTGAAGACCGTGATGAACTATCAGGTGTTTTTCAACCGTAACATCATCAAGAAAAACAAGTTGGATTTCGCCAAGATCAAGCAGAGCGTGGTGGACGTGTTGAAGGAAGACTGTTGCGTGCAGTATGCCTGCGATATGGAGAAGACGATGACCGAGAGCATTCCTGAGGATGTGAAGATGCGCATCGTGAATGGTTACAACCGTGAGCGAAGCGGTGATGTGGCTATCGTATTGAAGCCGAATTTCTATGCCCACGGCATGAAGGGAACCGATCATGGTGAGTGGAATCCATACGACACCCACATTCCTTTGATTTTCATGGGTTGTGGAATCCAGCACGGTGCAACCACCAGGCAGACATTCATGACCGATATTGTGCCAACCATCGCCGCCCTGCTTCATGTGCAGGCGCCAAATGGTTGCGTAGGTCAGCCGATATTCTAG
- a CDS encoding copper resistance protein NlpE produces MKKKLVLTAAVIAALSVVSCNGKKTNSQGANQDSLSYAENDSLNSNDVILDSIAGTYEGTLPAADCPGIKTVLTLNADSTYQYSADYLERKDGHDEASGIFKVLANNVVEIIRPSSGETSYYKIKDANSLIMTDSLGNEPEGAMAKHYVLTKKR; encoded by the coding sequence ATGAAAAAGAAATTAGTTTTGACAGCAGCCGTCATCGCTGCATTATCAGTTGTCTCCTGCAATGGCAAGAAGACAAATAGCCAGGGGGCTAACCAGGATAGCCTCAGTTATGCTGAAAATGATTCGCTCAATTCCAACGATGTCATTCTCGATTCCATCGCCGGCACCTACGAGGGAACTCTCCCTGCTGCCGACTGTCCGGGCATCAAGACCGTTTTGACGCTCAACGCCGACAGCACCTACCAGTACTCAGCCGACTATCTGGAGCGCAAGGATGGTCACGACGAAGCGAGCGGTATCTTCAAGGTATTGGCTAACAACGTGGTAGAAATCATCCGTCCATCGAGCGGCGAGACATCTTACTACAAGATAAAGGATGCCAACAGCCTCATCATGACCGATTCGCTGGGCAACGAGCCTGAAGGCGCCATGGCTAAGCACTATGTGCTGACTAAGAAAAGGTAA
- a CDS encoding C-GCAxxG-C-C family protein translates to MMNEQKILTPELEARVHQAVDNFMQGYGCCQSVVAAFADLYGLDDEMAKRIGAGFGGGVGRMRMMCGAVSGIVVLVGLDCGQTEGDDREGKSACYKVVQDLLAKSKEQNGSIICAEILGLKGHEKAQSSYVASERTAEYYKSRPCAAKVESAARIFAEYLMEKK, encoded by the coding sequence ATGATGAATGAACAGAAAATATTGACTCCAGAGTTGGAGGCGCGTGTTCACCAGGCTGTGGATAACTTTATGCAGGGCTATGGCTGCTGCCAGTCGGTAGTGGCTGCCTTTGCCGATTTATATGGTCTTGATGATGAGATGGCGAAGCGCATTGGTGCCGGCTTCGGTGGTGGAGTAGGCAGAATGAGAATGATGTGTGGTGCTGTTTCGGGCATCGTGGTGCTCGTTGGCTTGGATTGCGGACAGACCGAGGGGGATGACCGTGAGGGCAAGTCGGCCTGCTATAAGGTGGTGCAGGATTTGCTCGCCAAATCGAAGGAGCAGAACGGTAGTATCATCTGTGCCGAAATCCTCGGCTTGAAGGGTCACGAGAAAGCGCAGTCCAGCTATGTGGCTTCGGAAAGAACGGCAGAATATTACAAGTCTCGCCCTTGCGCAGCCAAAGTAGAGAGTGCTGCAAGAATCTTCGCAGAATATCTGATGGAGAAAAAATAA